A window from Ureaplasma parvum serovar 3 str. ATCC 27815 encodes these proteins:
- the fmt gene encoding methionyl-tRNA formyltransferase has product MKYKVMFFGTPEIAKIVLETLFNMHEVDLIAVVSQPDAHFDRKKNVIYSPVKQFCLDHNIKLFQPEKIKEIEEEIRILGPDIIITCAFGQFINQGIIDIPKYKIVNIHASLLPKLRGGAPIHYAILNGELKTGITLMHTIKKMDAGNILFQRSLEINDCTTTKSLTLELANLSALMIKEHFLELVKPNLVGIQQDENSVSFAYNIQKDQNIINFDQPAFFINRFVNAMYDKPIAIMQYNGVSIKVYQVKITNQKSCQKPGTIMIFKNQLFVSTQDFDIELLLIQLPNKKPLSPKVLLNGKNPFIN; this is encoded by the coding sequence ATGAAATATAAAGTAATGTTTTTTGGTACACCAGAAATCGCTAAAATTGTTTTGGAAACATTGTTTAACATGCATGAAGTTGATTTAATCGCTGTTGTTAGTCAACCAGATGCACATTTTGATCGAAAAAAGAATGTTATCTACTCTCCTGTTAAACAGTTTTGTTTAGATCATAATATTAAGTTATTTCAACCAGAAAAAATCAAAGAAATTGAAGAAGAAATCCGTATTTTAGGACCAGATATTATCATTACTTGTGCTTTTGGTCAATTTATTAATCAAGGGATAATTGATATTCCTAAATACAAAATCGTTAATATTCATGCTTCACTTTTACCAAAATTACGTGGCGGAGCACCAATTCATTATGCCATTTTAAATGGTGAATTAAAAACAGGAATCACTTTAATGCATACGATTAAAAAAATGGATGCAGGTAATATTTTATTTCAAAGAAGTTTAGAAATAAACGATTGCACAACAACCAAATCACTAACTTTAGAGTTAGCTAATCTTAGTGCATTGATGATTAAAGAACATTTTTTAGAATTAGTAAAACCAAATTTAGTTGGAATTCAACAAGATGAAAATTCTGTTAGTTTTGCTTATAATATTCAAAAGGACCAAAATATTATTAATTTTGACCAACCAGCTTTTTTTATTAATCGTTTTGTTAATGCTATGTATGATAAACCAATCGCTATTATGCAATATAATGGCGTTTCAATTAAAGTATATCAAGTTAAAATCACTAATCAAAAGTCATGTCAAAAACCTGGAACAATCATGATTTTTAAAAATCAACTTTTTGTAAGTACGCAAGATTTTGATATTGAACTATTATTGATTCAGCTTCCAAATAAAAAACCTTTATCTCCAAAAGTTTTATTGAATGGGAAAAACCCTTTTATTAATTAA
- a CDS encoding DUF5385 domain-containing protein: MLDNQEIIESILQADSAKGGNGNFLMILIIIIPIVLVVVFIMRKKRKQNGENQTSVNNKDKSDTNEVWTTIKKYLRSIDDKGKEVIDSYVVKRAEPHNLVQMTKQQRIDYKNEQKAIKALKTTNPEQYKIEMERIKKEKRAKPKELYVVLFTTRNAKTLIIDEPRAIECEVRLVKINKKENRREIDVVRALDYEEEMLWIEPIKAKDDEIYNKRLEADKKKQQKAAQRRQKQLEKQKNKTN, encoded by the coding sequence ATGCTTGATAACCAAGAAATAATAGAATCTATTTTACAAGCAGATAGTGCAAAGGGTGGTAATGGCAACTTTTTAATGATCTTAATCATTATCATTCCAATTGTATTAGTTGTAGTATTTATTATGCGTAAAAAACGTAAACAAAATGGTGAAAATCAAACTAGTGTTAATAACAAAGATAAGTCAGATACAAATGAAGTTTGAACTACAATTAAAAAATATTTACGTAGCATTGACGATAAAGGAAAAGAAGTTATTGATTCATATGTAGTTAAGCGTGCTGAACCACACAATTTGGTTCAGATGACAAAACAACAAAGAATTGATTATAAAAATGAACAAAAAGCAATCAAAGCACTTAAAACAACGAATCCAGAGCAATATAAAATTGAAATGGAACGAATTAAAAAAGAAAAACGTGCTAAACCTAAAGAACTATATGTAGTTTTGTTTACTACAAGAAATGCTAAAACTTTAATTATAGATGAACCCCGTGCGATTGAGTGTGAAGTTCGTTTGGTAAAAATTAATAAAAAAGAAAACCGACGCGAAATTGATGTTGTGCGTGCTTTAGATTATGAAGAAGAAATGTTATGAATTGAACCAATTAAAGCTAAAGATGATGAGATTTATAACAAGAGATTAGAAGCAGATAAGAAAAAACAACAAAAAGCAGCTCAACGACGTCAAAAACAATTAGAAAAACAAAAAAATAAAACAAACTAA
- the def gene encoding peptide deformylase gives MYNIKFLDLLNSNLKPNPQWIFKDPHPILREVTQDIEGNELSKDDIYYLKKMVRYIDVCYHNQAKKYKIRSGIAIAANQVGWNKRATYIHFNDEAKEHHYLLINPHIIKRSSEIAYLNPGEGCLSVDDDRSGYVIRNKKVHVKAYDLISEQFIDQEFSGIIAICIQHEIGHLDAGLYYDNINQQQPFYADPSWTKIGR, from the coding sequence ATGTACAATATTAAATTTTTAGATTTATTAAATTCAAATTTAAAGCCTAACCCTCAATGAATTTTTAAAGATCCACATCCCATTTTACGCGAAGTAACTCAAGATATAGAAGGTAATGAATTATCAAAAGATGATATTTATTATCTTAAAAAAATGGTCCGTTATATTGATGTTTGTTATCATAATCAAGCCAAAAAATATAAAATTCGTTCAGGAATTGCGATCGCTGCAAATCAAGTTGGTTGAAACAAACGCGCAACTTATATCCATTTTAATGATGAAGCCAAAGAACATCATTATTTATTAATTAATCCTCATATTATTAAACGTTCATCTGAAATAGCTTATTTAAATCCAGGTGAAGGATGTTTATCTGTTGATGATGATCGTTCTGGATATGTTATTAGAAATAAAAAAGTTCATGTTAAAGCATATGATCTAATTAGCGAACAATTTATTGATCAAGAATTTAGTGGTATTATTGCAATTTGCATCCAACATGAAATTGGTCATTTAGATGCTGGTTTATATTATGACAATATCAATCAACAGCAACCATTTTATGCCGATCCTAGTTGAACAAAGATAGGAAGATAA
- the parE gene encoding DNA topoisomerase IV subunit B translates to MANKYDGNAIKILEGLEAVRKRPGMYIGSTSSTGLHHLIWEIVDNSIDEVMNANAKNINVILHEDNSISVLDDGRGIPVDINSQTKISTVETVLTVLHAGGKFDESAYKTAGGLHGVGSSVVNALSSWLICEVYRDQKIYQAKFINGGHINQSLKVIGTTKKTGTLIHFLPDPLIFKNLVFNPNIIKERLHESTFLIKDLKIIFEDKINKKKYEFINNQGLIDFIKFINEAKKTFSDVIYFRSNINKIDVEIAFQYSDQNNEIMVSFANSVKTSEGGVHENAFKNALTSVVNNYARKHNLLKEKDKNLEGDDIREGLSSVISLRIPESLISYEGQTKNKLFTPEANEAVKKTIEDNFSFWLEENKTQALDLVNRAILARDAKLAAKRAREETKKVKKIKEERGMGGKLTPAQSKDPVLNELFLVEGDSAGGSAKLGRNKKYQAILPLRGKVLNVLKARLVDVLKNEEIASIFTCLGTGIGAEFDLKKLKYHKIIIMTDADTDGSHIQVLLLTLFYRFMRPLIENGNIYIALPPLYKLTNKNNKKFFYAWDDVELDQLKKEQKNYEIQRYKGLGEMNADQLFETTMDPNNRLLLKININDILQAERQINTLMGNDVSIRKQWIDNNIDFSVIDELQINNEESK, encoded by the coding sequence ATGGCAAATAAATACGATGGGAATGCTATTAAAATCTTAGAAGGGTTGGAAGCTGTTCGTAAGCGTCCTGGAATGTATATTGGCTCTACAAGTAGCACTGGATTACATCATTTAATTTGAGAAATTGTAGATAATTCAATTGATGAAGTTATGAATGCTAACGCAAAAAACATTAATGTTATTTTGCATGAAGATAATTCAATTAGTGTTTTAGATGATGGGCGTGGTATACCAGTTGACATTAATTCTCAAACAAAAATTTCTACTGTTGAAACTGTTCTAACAGTTTTGCATGCTGGAGGTAAGTTTGATGAAAGTGCATACAAAACTGCTGGTGGTTTACATGGTGTTGGTTCATCAGTAGTTAATGCTTTAAGTTCTTGATTAATTTGTGAAGTTTATCGTGATCAAAAAATTTACCAAGCGAAATTTATTAATGGAGGTCATATTAATCAATCTTTAAAAGTAATTGGAACAACTAAAAAAACAGGAACATTAATTCATTTCTTACCCGATCCTCTAATTTTTAAAAATTTAGTTTTTAATCCTAACATAATAAAAGAGCGTCTACATGAATCAACTTTTTTAATAAAAGATTTAAAAATTATTTTTGAAGATAAAATTAATAAAAAAAAGTACGAATTTATTAATAATCAAGGTTTAATTGATTTTATTAAATTTATTAATGAAGCTAAAAAGACCTTTTCTGATGTTATTTATTTTAGAAGTAATATTAACAAAATAGATGTTGAAATTGCTTTTCAATATAGTGATCAAAATAATGAAATTATGGTTTCATTTGCCAATTCTGTGAAAACTAGTGAAGGTGGTGTACACGAAAATGCTTTTAAAAACGCTTTAACAAGTGTTGTTAATAATTATGCAAGAAAACATAATTTACTTAAAGAAAAAGACAAAAATTTAGAAGGTGATGATATACGTGAGGGTTTATCAAGTGTAATTTCACTTCGAATCCCCGAAAGCTTAATTAGCTATGAGGGTCAAACTAAAAACAAATTATTCACACCAGAAGCAAATGAAGCAGTAAAAAAAACAATTGAAGATAATTTTAGTTTTTGATTAGAAGAAAATAAAACACAAGCTTTAGATTTAGTTAATCGAGCAATTCTTGCACGTGATGCTAAATTGGCTGCAAAGCGTGCTCGTGAAGAAACTAAAAAAGTTAAAAAAATTAAAGAAGAGCGAGGAATGGGCGGAAAATTAACGCCAGCACAAAGTAAAGATCCAGTTTTAAATGAATTATTTTTGGTTGAAGGTGATTCAGCTGGTGGATCAGCTAAACTAGGACGAAATAAAAAATACCAGGCTATTTTGCCCTTAAGAGGTAAGGTTCTTAATGTTTTAAAAGCTCGTTTAGTTGATGTTTTAAAAAATGAAGAAATAGCATCAATCTTTACTTGTTTAGGAACAGGAATTGGTGCAGAATTTGATTTAAAAAAATTAAAATATCATAAAATTATTATTATGACCGATGCAGATACCGATGGTAGTCACATCCAAGTTTTATTATTAACTTTATTTTATCGTTTTATGCGACCTTTAATTGAAAATGGTAATATTTACATAGCTTTACCTCCGCTTTATAAATTAACAAATAAAAATAACAAAAAATTCTTTTATGCTTGGGATGATGTTGAATTAGATCAACTAAAAAAAGAGCAAAAAAATTATGAAATCCAACGTTATAAAGGTCTTGGCGAAATGAACGCTGATCAATTATTTGAAACAACAATGGATCCAAACAATCGTTTATTATTAAAAATTAATATTAATGACATTTTACAAGCTGAACGGCAAATCAATACTTTAATGGGTAATGACGTAAGTATTCGAAAGCAGTGAATTGATAATAATATTGATTTTAGTGTCATTGACGAATTACAAATCAATAATGAGGAGTCTAAATAA